Proteins from a single region of Aureibacter tunicatorum:
- a CDS encoding flavodoxin produces the protein MKIGLFYGSDTGNTEEVVNSLIELLGAENIDEHYVSDASAETFAEYERIVIGIPTWYDGELQSDWETAYDNYFQEIDFTGKTVAIFGLGDQHGYGDWFIDGVGILADVVMENGGQLIGLWDAEGYEYAASKAEIELEGHTYFKGLAIDVDNEPELTDERLQIWTEQILEEFES, from the coding sequence ATGAAAATCGGGCTTTTTTACGGATCAGACACAGGAAATACAGAGGAAGTAGTCAATTCGCTTATCGAATTGCTAGGAGCGGAAAATATCGACGAACATTATGTTAGCGACGCTTCAGCGGAAACTTTTGCTGAATACGAGCGTATCGTCATCGGCATTCCAACTTGGTACGACGGCGAATTGCAAAGCGATTGGGAAACCGCGTATGACAATTACTTCCAAGAAATTGACTTTACCGGCAAAACTGTAGCCATATTCGGCTTAGGCGATCAACATGGGTACGGAGATTGGTTTATTGATGGAGTGGGAATTCTTGCCGATGTGGTAATGGAAAATGGAGGACAATTAATCGGACTTTGGGATGCCGAAGGATACGAATACGCCGCTTCCAAAGCCGAAATCGAACTTGAAGGACACACTTATTTCAAAGGCTTGGCGATAGATGTCGACAACGAGCCTGAATTAACAGACGAAAGGCTTCAAATCTGGACGGAGCAAATCTTGGAAGAATTCGAATCTTAA